A genomic region of Arachis hypogaea cultivar Tifrunner chromosome 5, arahy.Tifrunner.gnm2.J5K5, whole genome shotgun sequence contains the following coding sequences:
- the LOC112802953 gene encoding receptor-like protein EIX2, producing the protein MSNYFQKWDYALLVVLIMLYDAGLIHGEVTCLENERQALLSFKQGIDDPWDMLSTWRDDDCCKWQGITCSNQTGHVLRLHLRGSYSHYLFGQANISTLIDLQNLQHLDLSYNHFFNSYISEHIGLFSKLKYLNLSDVGFAGSIPYQLGNLSQLLYLDLSYNYLDGVIPYQLKHLGQLQYLCLQWNSDLSGAIPFQSGDLPLLQTLKLHGDFVLESKGAEWVSNLSFLNTLDFTSMSLGNSHQWLQMIGKHIPNLTELRLSDCSLSDNDVQLLFHIHSNYSSTTSLTILDFSYNLLTSSTFQLLSNFSSNVRELYLSSNNIVLSQSHYPNFPSLVSLDLSFNNLTSLVFQGNFNFGSNLEMLRLSNCSLTDTSFLVSATSIVNSSSSLVSLHLSFNLLTPSNIFHWIFNFTANLHTLYLGYNLLEGPVPLGFDKAMKSLEDLSLSHNNLQGEIPHFFGNICTLQSLDLSYNNLSGDFSRFIQNSSWCNRHIFQELYLSYNQITGVIPKSIRVLSELEYLSLEGNSLKGEVTESHLTSFSKLKYLSLSHNSISLKFVPRWIPPFQLIYLTLASCKLGPNFPSWLHTQNHLDYLDISDAGIHGTVPEWVWYKFQVVGYHLNMSHNNFIGAIPSLPPRLSVPGAYIDLSSNQFEGTIPSFLQHAWWLILSENKFSDVSSLLCDNSTTATSSLLSLDLTNNQINGQLPDCWGSVNTLLFLDLSNNNLSGKIPPSMGSLNKLKALVLRNNSLMGELPSSLKNCTNLFVLDVAKNLLSGPIPFWIGDNLQQLILLSMSENHFSGNLSMHLCHLEYIQVLDLSRNKLSDGIPTCIKNFTAISKRRINITEVSSFTYLYGYVSTLGQYIVNITLMWKGVENWFKDPEFSLKAIDLSGNYLTGEIPKEIGYLVGLNELNLSRNNLKGEIPSEIGNLTSLDSLDLSRNDLCGRIPSSLSQIDGIGVLDLSYNNLSGRIPSGGHMDTFGASFFEGNPNLCGEQLNKTCPEDMTPTKPQEPTTHDDADDNSDFYEALYMSLGFGFFIGFWGLLGPLLFWRSWRIAYLRFLNQVADYIYLMVALNMRRFHN; encoded by the coding sequence ATGAGCAATTACTTTCAGAAATGGGATTATGCATTATTAGTGGTGCTTATTATGTTGTATGATGCAGGATTAATCCATGGGGAAGTTACATGCTTAGAGAATGAGAGGCAAGCACTCCTCAGCTTCAAACAAGGCATAGATGATCCTTGGGACATGCTGTCAACATGGAGGGACGATGATTGTTGCAAATGGCAGGGAATTACATGCAGCAACCAAACTGGTCATGTACTCCGCCTTCATCTCCGTGGATCATATTCACATTATTTATTTGGTCAAGCCAatatctccaccttgattgactTGCAAAATCTTCAACATTTAGATCTCAGTTACAATCATTTTTTTAACAGTTATATCTCAGAACACATTGGCTTGTTTTCCAAGTTAAAATATCTTAATCTCTCAGATGTTGGTTTTGCTGGGAGTATTCCTTATCAATTAGGGAATTTGTCTCAACTGCTGTATTTGGATCTGAGCTACAATTATCTTGATGGAGTTATCCCATATCAACTCAAACACTTGGGACAACTACAATATCTCTGTCTTCAATGGAATAGTGATCTTTCAGGAGCAATCCCTTTTCAAAGTGGTGATCTTCCATTGCTGCAAACTCTCAAGCTCCATGGTGACTTTGTTCTCGAAAGTAAAGGTGCAGAATGGGTGTCTAATCTCTCCTTTTTAAATACTCTTGACTTCACGTCAATGAGTCTTGGCAACTCTCACCAGTGGCTTCAAATGATTGGTAAGCATATTCCAAACTTAACAGAGCTGAGGTTGTCGGATTGTAGTCTTTCTGATAATGATGTTCAACTTTTGTTTCATATTCATTCTAATTATTCTTCCACTACTTCCCTTACAATCCTTGATTTCTCTTATAATTTATTGACCTCATCCACATTTCAGTTGTTGTCCAACTTCAGCTCTAACGTTCGGGAGCTTTATCTTTCATCTAATAATATTGTTTTGTCACAATCTCATTACCCAAACTTTCCTTCTCTAGTGAGCCTTGACCTTTCTTTTAATAATCTCACTTCATTAGTGTTTCAAGGAAATTTCAACTTCGGCTCCAACCTTGAAATGCTTCGTTTGTCAAATTGCAGTCTTACGGATACAAGTTTTCTCGTGTCAGCTACTTCCATTgtgaattcttcatcttctcttgttAGCCTTCATCTCTCCTTTAACCTGTTGACACCATCAAACATATTTCACTGGATCTTCAACTTCACAGCCAATCTTCACACCCTTTATCTTGGTTACAACTTGTTAGAAGGTCCTGTTCCACTAGGTTTTGACAAAGCAATGAAATCTCTTgaagatctctctctctctcataacaATCTGCAAGGAGAGATTCCACATTTCTTTGGAAACATTTGCACACTACAATCACTAGACTTGTCATATAACAACTTGAGTGGGGACTTTTCAAGATTCATTCAAAATTCATCATGGTGCAACAGACACATATTTCAGGAGCTATATTTGTCTTACAATCAAATCACTGGCGTGATACCTAAAAGCATCCGAGTGTTATCTGAGTTGGAATATCTGTCCCTAGAAGGGAATTCTTTGAAGGGTGAAGTTACTGAATCACATCTCACAAGCTTTTCCAAATTAAAATACTTGTCTTTGTCTCACAACTCAATATCTCTAAAGTTTGTCCCCAGATGGATTCCTCCTTTTCAGTTAATATATTTGACGCTAGCATCTTGCAAGTTGGGTCCTAACTTTCCAAGTTGGCTACACACTCAAAATCACTTAGATTATCTGGATATTTCTGATGCGGGGATTCATGGCACTGTACCAGAGTGGGTTTGGTATAAGTTCCAAGTTGTAGGATACCATTTGAATATGTCCCACAACAATTTTATAGGTGCTATTCCAAGTTTACCACCAAGGTTATCCGTCCCCGGAGCATATATAGATTTGAGTTCAAATCAATTTGAGGGTACAATTCCATCGTTTTTGCAGCATGCATGGTGGTTGATTCTCTCTGAAAATAAATTTTCAGATGTGTCATCACTGTTGTGTGACAACAGCACTACTGCTACAAGCTCGCTCCTCAGTCTAGATTTAACAAACAATCAAATAAATGGACAACTTCCAGATTGTTGGGGTTCTGTAAACACATTATTGTTTCTTGATCTAAGCAATAATAATTTGTCAGGGAAGATCCCACCATCCATGGGCTCCCTTAACAAATTAAAAGCTTTGGTCTTAAGAAACAATAGCTTGATGGGAGAACTGCCTTCTAGTCTGAAGAATTGCACCAATTTATTTGTGTTGGATGTGGCAAAAAATTTGTTGTCTGGGCCAATTCCCTTTTGGATTGGTGACAACCTTCAACAATTGATTCTCTTGAGCATGTCAGAAAATCACTTCTCTGGAAATCTTTCTATGCATCTCTGTCACTTAGAGTACATACAAGTGCTGGATCTTTCCAGAAACAAACTATCAGATGGAATTCCAACCTGCATCAAGAATTTCACTGCAATATCCAAAAGGAGGATTAACATAACTGAAGTCAGTAGTTTTACTTACTTATACGGATATGTTAGTACTCTTGGTCAGTACATTGTTAACATAACTTTAATGTGGAAAGGTGTGGAAAACTGGTTCAAGGATCCAGAGTTTAGTCTTAAGGCCATTGATCTCTCTGGTAATTATTTAACCGGTGAAATTCCAAAAGAGATTGGATATTTGGTCGGATTAAATGAACTGAATTTATCAAGAAACAATCTAAAAGGAGAGATTCCTTCAGAAATTGGAAATCTAACTTCTCTGGATTCCCTTGACCTATCAAGAAATGATTTGTGTGGTAGGATTCCTTCAAGTCTGTCCCAAATTGATGGGATTGGTGTGTTAGACTTGTCATACAACAATCTTTCTGGAAGAATCCCATCAGGGGGACACATGGATACCTTTGGAGCCTCTTTCTTTGAAGGAAATCCTAATCTTTGTGGTGAGCAACTCAACAAAACTTGTCCAGAAGACATGACACCAACAAAGCCACAAGAACCAACAACACATGATGATGCAGATGACAATTCAGATTTTTATGAAGCATTATACATGAGCTTGGGTTTTGGATTTTTCATTGGCTTTTGGGGCCTTTTAGGCCCATTATTGTTTTGGAGGTCTTGGAGAATTGCTTATCTCAGATTCTTGAACCAAGTAGCAGACTACATATATTTAATGGTGGCATTGAATATGCGTAGGTTCCACAATTGA
- the LOC112802956 gene encoding receptor-like protein EIX2 codes for MWKGVENWFKDPEFSLKVIDLSGNHLTGEIPKEIGYLVGLNELNLSRNNLKGEIPSEIGNLTSLESLDLSRNDLCGKIPSSLSQIDGIGALDLSYNNLSGRIPSGRHMDTFGASFFEGNPNLCGEQLNKTCPEDMTVTKPQEPTTHDDADDNSDFYEALYMSLGFGFFTGFCGLLGPLLFWRPWRIDYLRFLNKWADYIYVMVALKMCMLTRFHK; via the coding sequence ATGTGGAAAGGTGTGGAAAACTGGTTCAAGGATCCAGAGTTTAGTCTTAAGGTCATTGATCTCTCAGGTAATCATTTAACCGGTGAAATTCCAAAAGAGATTGGATACTTGGTTGGATTAAATGAACTAAATTTATCAAGAAACAATCTAAAAGGAGAGATTCCTTCAGAAATTGGAAATCTAACTTCTCTGGAATCCCTTGACCTATCAAGAAATGATTTGTGTGGTAAAATTCCTTCAAGTCTGTCCCAAATTGATGGGATTGGTGCGCTAGACTTGTCATACAACAATCTTTCTGGAAGAATTCCATCAGGGAGACACATGGATACCTTTGGAGCCTCTTTCTTTGAAGGAAATCCTAATCTGTGTGGTGAGCAACTCAACAAAACTTGTCCAGAAGACATGACAGTAACAAAGCCACAAGAACCAACAACACATGATGATGCAGATGACAATTCAGATTTTTATGAAGCATTATACATGAGCTTGGGTTTTGGATTTTTCACTGGCTTTTGTGGCCTTTTAGGGCCATTACTGTTTTGGAGGCCTTGGAGAATTGATTATCTCAGATTCTTGAACAAATGGGCAGACTACATATATGTAATGGTGGCATTGAAGATGTGTATGTTGACTAGGTTCCACAAGTGA
- the LOC112804043 gene encoding receptor-like protein EIX2, with product MSNYFQKWDYALLVVLIMLYDAVLIHGEVTCLENERQTLLRFKQGIHDDMGMLSTWSNDDCCKWQGITCSNQTGHVLRLLLRGSYSHHLSGQANISTLIDLQYLQHLDLSYNSFLGSYISEHIGLFPNLKYLNLSRADFVESIIPYQLGNLSQLQYLDISCNHFGGEIPPQLSKLTHLQYLDLSYNDLDGVIPYQLKHLGQLQYLSLGGRNSDLLSGAIPFQSGDLPLLHTLKLGGDFDLETKGVEWVSNLSFLNTLDFTSMSLGNSHHWLQMIRNHIPNLTELRLSDCSLSDNDVQLLFHIHSNYSSTTSLTILDLSDNMLTSSTFGLLSNFSSNLRELYLSSNNIVLSQSHYPNFPSLVSLDLSYNNLTSSVFQGNFNFGSNLQELDLSNCSLMDTNFLVSSTSIVNSSSSLVSLDLSFNLLTSSNIFHWIFNFTANLHTLSLRDNLLKGPVPLGFDKAVNSLEYLSLSDNNLQGEIPHFFGNICTLQSLVLSYNNLSGDFSRFIHNSSWCNRHTFHSLYLSYNRVTGVIPKSIGLLSELEVMSLEGNSLKGEITESHLKGFSKLIDLSLSHNSISLKFVPRWIPPFQLIYLTLASCKLGPNFPSWLQTQNHLSFLDISNAGIHGSVPEWFWYKIQFLELYLNMSHNNFIGAIPNLPLRSQHGISTDLSSNQFEGVIPSFLLHFSSSILSENKFSNVSALLCQENNIGSKLGTLDLSNNQLKGSLPDCWKSVSSLLFLDLSNNNLTGKIPPSMGSLVKLEALVLRSNGFIGKLPSSLKNCTSLLLLDVSENFLSGPIPSWIGESLQQLIVLSMSGNSFSGNLSKHLCYLKKLQLLDLSRNNLSNEIPTCLKNFTAMSKKSVNSTETASLIYWYNNTYYETYGFIISRYTFNITVMWKGVKCGFKNPELRLNSIDLSSNHFTGEIPNEIVYLVGLASLNLSRNNLSGEIPSQIGNITSLESLDLSRNHISGTIPPSLSQIDNLGVLELSNNSLYGRIPPGRHMDTFDASCFEGNPNLCGTQLNKTCPEDMPEVKPQEPTRHDDADDNSDFYEALYMSLGFGFFTGFWGLLGPLLFWRCWRIAYLRFLNEVADYIYVTVAVYVAKFHK from the coding sequence ATGAGCAATTACTTTCAGAAATGGGATTATGCATTATTAGTGGTGCTTATTATGTTGTATGATGCAGTATTAATCCATGGGGAAGTCACATGCTTAGAGAATGAGAGGCAAACACTGCTCCGCTTCAAACAAGGCATTCATGATGATATGGGCATGCTGTCGACATGGAGCAACGATGATTGTTGCAAATGGCAGGGAATTACATGCAGCAACCAAACAGGTCATGTACTCCGCCTTCTTCTCCGTGGATCATATTCACATCATTTATCTGGTCAAGCCAATATCTCCACTTTGATTGACTTGCAATATCTTCAACATTTAGATCTCAGTTACAATAGTTTTCTTGGTAGTTATATCTCAGAACATATTGGCTTGTTTCCCAACTTAAAATATCTCAATCTCTCACGAGCTGATTTTGTAGAAAGTATTATTCCTTATCAACTAGGAAATTTGTCTCAACTGCAATACCTTGATATCAGTTGTAATCATTTTGGTGGAGAAATTCCTCCTCAACTAAGCAAGCTTACACATCTACAGTATTTGGATCTCAGCTACAACGATCTTGATGGAGTTATCCCATATCAACTCAAACACTTGGGACAACTACAATATCTCAGTCTTGGAGGGAGGAATAGTGATCTTCTATCAGGAGCAATCCCTTTTCAAAGTGGTGATCTTCCATTGCTGCACACTCTCAAGCTCGGTGGTGACTTTGATCTTGAAACTAAAGGTGTAGAATGGGTGTCTAATCTCTCCTTTTTAAATACTCTTGACTTCACGTCAATGAGTCTTGGCAACTCTCACCACTGGCTTCAAATGATTCGTAACCATATTCCAAACTTAACAGAGTTGAGGCTGTCGGATTGTAGTCTTTCTGATAATGATGTTCAACTTCTGTTTCATATTCATTCCAACTACTCTTCCACAACTTCCCTTACCATCCTTGATTTATCTGATAATATGTTGACATCATCCACATTTGGGTTGTTGTCCAACTTTAGCTCTAACCTTCGGGAGCTttatctttcatctaacaatattGTTTTGTCACAATCTCATTACCCAAACTTTCCTTCTCTAGTGAGCCTTGACCTTTCTTATAATAATCTCACTTCATCAGTGTTTCAAGGCAATTTCAACTTTGGCTCCAACCTTCAAGAGCTTGATTTGTCAAATTGCAGTCTTATGGATACAAATTTTCTGGTGTCATCTACTTCCATTgtgaattcttcatcttctcttgttAGCCTTGATCTCTCCTTTAACCTGTTGACGTCATCAAACATATTCCACTGGATTTTCAACTTCACAGCCAATCTTCACACCCTTTCTCTTCGTGACAACTTGTTAAAAGGTCCTGTTCCACTAGGTTTTGACAAAGCAGTGAACTCTCTTGAATATCTCTCGCTCTCTGATAACAATCTGCAAGGAGAGATTCCCCATTTCTTTGGAAACATTTGCACACTACAATCACTAGTCTTGTCATATAACAACTTGAGTGGGGACTTTTCAAGATTCATTCACAATTCTTCATGGTGCAACAGACACACATTCCATTCGTTATACTTGTCCTACAATCGAGTCACTGGTGTGATACCTAAAAGCATCGGATTGTTATCTGAGTTGGAAGTTATGTCCCTAGAAGGGAATTCTTTGAAGGGTGAAATCACTGAATCACATCTCAAAGGCTTTTCCAAATTAATAGACTTGTCTTTGTCTCACAACTCAATATCTCTAAAGTTTGTCCCCAGATGGATTCCTCCTTTTCAGTTAATATATTTGACGCTAGCATCTTGCAAGTTGGGTCCTAACTTTCCAAGTTGGCTACAAACTCAAAATCACTTATCTTTTCTGGATATTTCTAATGCGGGTATTCATGGCTCTGTGCCGGAGTGGTTTTGGTATAAGATTCAATTTCTTGAGTTGTATTTGAATATGTCTCACAATAACTTTATAGGTGCTATTCCAAATTTACCACTAAGGTCCCAACACGGAATATCTACAGATTTGAGTTCAAATCAATTTGAGGGTGTAATTCCGTCCTTTTTGCTACATTTTTCATCGTCGATTCTCTCTGAAAACAAATTTTCAAATGTATCAGCACTGTTGTGTCAAGAGAACAACATTGGTAGCAAATTGGGCACTCTAGACTTATCAAACAATCAATTGAAGGGTTCATTGCCTGATTGTTGGAAATCTGTAAGCTCGCTATTGTTTCTTGATCTAAGTAATAATAATTTGACAGGGAAGATTCCACCATCCATGGGCTCCCTTGTCAAATTGGAAGCTTTGGTCTTACGAAGCAATGGATTCATTGGCAAACTACCTTCTAGTTTGAAGAACTGCACCAGTTTACTTTTGTTGGATGTCAGTGAAAATTTTCTGTCAGGTCCAATACCCTCTTGGATCGGTGAGAGTCTACAGCAATTGATAGTTTTGAGCATGTCAGGAAATAGTTTCTCTGGAAATCTTTCTAAGCATCTCTGTTACCTGAAGAAACTTCAACTGTTGGATCTTTCAAGAAATAACTTATCAAATGAAATTCCAACATGCTTAAAGAATTTCACAGCAATGTCCAAAAAGAGCGTCAACTCAACTGAAACCGCAAGTCTTATATATTGGTACAACAATACTTATTATGAGACTTATGGTTTTATTATTTCTAGATATACATTTAACATAACAGTAATGTGGAAAGGTGTTAAATGTGGATTTAAGAATCCAGAGTTGCGTCTTAATAGCATTGACCTCTCCAGCAATCATTTTACTGGTGAAATCCCAAATGAGATTGTGTACTTGGTTGGATTAGCTTCTTTGAATCTTTCAAGAAACAATTTGAGTGgagaaattccttctcaaataGGGAACATAACTTCACTAGAATCCCTAGACTTATCAAGAAATCATATATCTGGCACAATTCCCCCGAGTCTTTCCCAGATTGATAATCTAGGCGTGTTAGAGTTGTCAAATAACTCTCTTTATGGAAGAATCCCACCTGGAAGACACATGGATACCTTTGATGCATCTTGCTTTGAAGGAAATCCTAATCTTTGTGGTACACAACTTAACAAAACTTGTCCTGAAGACATGCCAGAAGTAAAGCCTCAAGAACCAACAAGACATGATGATGCAGATGATAATTCAGACTTTTATGAAGCATTATACATGAGCTTAGGCTTTGGATTTTTCACTGGCTTCTGGGGTCTTTTAGGGCCATTGTTGTTTTGGAGGTGTTGGAGAATTGCTTATCTCAGATTCTTGAATGAAGTGGCAGACTACATATATGTGACAGTGGCAGTATATGTAGCAAAATTTCACAAGTGA
- the LOC112802954 gene encoding uncharacterized protein gives MMESAETGACLWMVTDDKIFGIRIEKLEKLGKNEVRDWKSHLEPAPFDFHLELPEPTMLYPFIFHSKLFLLGDPTDSGTKIYQISYVGGDTLDISEAAVLGAIPPLPTGRPGYIANIQDDVYLVGYRETPGGLETGLWVLSSRSGKWDSLSIPPTVLPDLCRSLPSGFVLNDKLFFHCSSAPPIHRAYDPRTLRWEKTERAFSSSDRQFHRPLVLVSSLGDVDNCRVVLTWDLRGLPCEDGVKYDIHALLVDNEDYCVRGHQFLDELCKAIQPSYFDSSSIEMNAVDLGNSKVCIIMGGLAEGIPSLSILVVELGLVEGEEQRFLSVRVLVNQVYDTMPYLEDDGLQVLNTSFIFSLTKGMPRKHPYSQDCISPRKEPKLAGGTNPNNPTRAFKQE, from the exons ATGATGGAGTCGGCGGAAACAGGAGCATGCCTGTGGATGGTGACAGACGACAAAATCTTTGGCATCCGCATTGAGAAGTTAGAAAAATTGGGGAAGAATGAGGTTAGGGATTGGAAATCCCATCTTGAGCCGGCTCCCTTTGATTTCCATTTGGAGCTTCCAGAGCCCACCATGTTGTATCCCTTTATCTTCCACTCGAAACTTTTCTTACTCGGTGATCCAACCGATTCTGGCACCAAGATCTACCAAATCTCCTATGTCGGCGGCGACACTTTGGACATTTCTGAGGCAGCAGTGCTGGGCGCAATCCCTCCGCTACCGACCGGCCGCCCCGGTTACATTGCAAACATTCAAGATGACGTTTACTTGGTGGGTTATCGTGAGACACCGGGAGGACTGGAGACGGGGTTATGGGTTTTAAGTTCCCGTTCCGGGAAATGGGATTCCTTGTCTATTCCTCCAACCGTGCTCCCTGATCTTTGTCGTTCTTTGCCTTCCGGTTTCGTGCTGAATGATAAGCTCTTCTTTCATTGCTCGTCCGCACCACCCATTCACCGTGCCTACGATCCCCGAACTCTCAGGTGGGAAAAAACGGAGCGCGCATTTTCTTCTTCTGATCGTCAGTTTCACCGACCCCTTGTGCTGGTGTCGTCCCTTGGGGATGTAGACAATTGCAGGGTGGTGCTGACATGGGACTTGAGGGGGCTTCCCTGCGAAGATGGTGTGAAATATGACATACACGCTTTGCTGGTGGATAATGAAGATTATTGCGTTCGTGGCCATCAATTCCTTGATGAGTTGTGTAAGGCGATTCAGCCATCCTACTTTGATAGTTCGTCCATAGAAATGAACGCTGTTGACCTTGGCAACAGCAAAGTATGCATTATCATGGGTGGTCTCGCAGAAGGCATTCCATCCCTTTCCATTTTAGTAGTTGAATTAGGGTTGGTAGAAGGGGAGGAGCAAAGGTTCTTATCTGTGCGTGTACTCGTGAATCAAGTCTACGATACGATGCCTTACTTAGAGGACGACGGTCTTCAAGTGCTCAACACCTCCTTTATTTTCTCGCTCACCAAGGGAATGCCTCGCAAACATCCTTACTCCCAAG ATTGCATATCTCCAAGGAAAGAGCCCAAACTAGCTGGTGGGACGAATCCAAACAACCCAACAAGAGCTTTCAAACAAGAATGA